ACCCTTCATGCTCGTTGATGGTTACGTGATCATGCGCACGAAATGGCTGACGCAGACTCAGCATAATGCTTGAAATGTAGTTTTCCAAGGTATCGCGCACCGCAAAGCTAATCGCAATACCCAGCACGCCCGCACCACCTAATATCGTGGCAATAAACTTTGACGCACCTATCAAATTGAGCGCAAGCACAACGCCCAAGGCAATAATTAGAATGCGCACGGCGTGCGACAACAGCTCGGCTAAAAATGGATTAGGCGCTATGCGTTGCCACAAACGATTCCAGCGCGCAATCGCACCACCAAGCAACACAAATATGATCACCACGCCGAATGCCACCAATGTCAATGGAAGCGCGCGAATCATGCTCCTGACACTAGCTTGAAAATCAGTCAAGATCGGTGTCACATTGTCGCTGATACCAAGAGTTCGATTAATTTGATCTTTAACCGTCACCACACCTGCAGTGCGGGTTGCTATATCCATAGCGTCGTTGGCAAATCGTTCATTGGACGCGTCACCACTAAGGGTCACAACACCGGCTTCTACCTCAACCAGCACCGCGTCAAGCCCATCAATTTTGCTAAAGATATTCTGGATTCTAGACTCGATACGCGCATCGTTAGGTTCATCTTCGGCGACCTGGATGACCGGTTCTGGGTCAACCATATCGGCTTGTGCGATCAAAATGTTCGGCCAAGTCAGCACTAGCAACGCAAGCATTAAACCGGTCTGAATACTATTACTCATATTCTTTTACTACTTATCTACGACTTATTATCAATGTCAGCATCGCAAGAATCGCCGGTACGGATTGGATGATAAAGATGGTTGGTTTTACGCTGATAGCACCGACCACACCAGCCACGATAACGCAGATGAGAAAAAATAATTGCACGTCAACTTTTTTGCAGATAATCGCCCACAATAAGCCGGCAGCCAGAAAGCCATTATAAAGTCCTTGATTGAGTGCAAGCTGAGCTGAGCCACTGGCTTGTTCAGGGCTCATAGCGAATATTCGATGACCAATGGGATGATCCCAAAATACCATTTCCAGAATCATGAAACCGACATGCAGCAGTGCCACTAGTAGTGTTAAGGCGGTAGCAAGTATTCTCATATTCAGTTCCAATTCTATGCAGGTTTATGAGCGAAAATCATAGCATTAAAAACCGCTCAGTCCTGCGCTCATCGCTCAGTTTCCGTTAACTCCGACTCTTCATTAGCGGCAGCCTACGTTTGCAGCAGGCGCCGGTAGGCGTGTTTGTCTCAGCTTAGTTTTATTGCTTCGTTGCTAAAGCCCCCTGCCATACTGAATGATTTACCGTAAAGCTCAATCAAATACGACATTTTAAGACTAGTTCACGACAAACGCGATGGTATGGTTCGCTTATAATAAGTTTGCAGTATATTCTTAGCGTCACACGTCCATGCCGTTGTCATTTTCACACATACCTACTTCTGCTGCACACCGCGACCGACAAAGCCTGTAATGAAAAAACTCTCCGCTACTCTGATCTTTGCTGCACTCCTTGTTAGTTCCGATGCTCAATCACAGCACGATAATGAAGCAGTCAATGCGTGTCTTCAACAGCAACTAGCCAGCGCACCTGACTCAACAACAATGCAAGAGGTCCGAAGTTTGTGCAGCTTGTTAGATCAAGATGATACTGGCGCAACGGTGGTTTCAGAACGAAAGAAAAGACAAATGTCACTGTTTGGCGACGAATTTAGTATTTTGCTGCATCGCGACAACTATCTACTGCCACTGACCCACAACACCAAAAACCAAGCGGCCGCGCTTGAATTTTCCGAAGCAACCGAGTTAGACGACGTTGAAATGAAGTTTCAACTCAGCATTAAGACCACGCTGCTGTCGCATACTCCGTTGTTTGATGGTCAGGTGTTCGCGGCTTACACCAACCAATCTCATTGGCAAGCCTACAATGAAGAAGTTTCCAGACCGTTCCGTGAGACCAACCATCAGCCAGAACTATTTGTTGATTTTCCGGCTCGCTTTGCGCTCGGTAATTGGCAGCTAAACACGTTTCGATTTGGACTAAACCACCAATCGAACGGACGGGCGGGAGAAATATCACGAAGTTGGAATCGCCTATACTCTGAGTTCGAATTTGCATCCGAGCAAAACGAAATGAGCTTGCGACTATGGAAACAGGTTTCCGATGAAGATAACCCAGATATCAGTCGTTTTATGGGAAATTTCCAACTGAACGGTTGGCACAAACTTGGCAAACATCAGCTACATTGGATGGCGCGCAAAAGCCTTCAGGGCGGCGGCAAAGGAGCGCTGGAATTAGGTTGGAGTAGGCGCATTGGTGGACGCGAGGATTTGCGTCTTTACCTGCAAATATTCGATGGCTACGGTGAAAGTTTAATCGACTACGATCGTCATGTGCGACGCGTCGGTCTTGGTTTTAAAATTGGTGCAAATTAGCGATTCAAACAGAGAAACTAAGAAACAAAGAAACGAAGAAACTAGAGTCTGCTGGGGTTAGTTTTTCACTAGCGACGCTTGATTAATTTTATAAAAAATCAATGATCCACAAAGGCTATCTAAATTCCGATTATCACTCGACTCATCTTTCAACAGCCTGTGGTATCTTTACATAATGACTAACAACTCTGGGTTGAATTAATATTATGAGCGCCATATCGCCAACCATGTTGCAACATTATCATGACCATGGATACGTGGTTGTACCAAAATTAATCGCAGAACAGCACCTCACGACCTGGGTCGACCGACTAGCTGAAATCGTTGAAGGTCGCGTTCCACCATCACCTGGCATGCTGGTTATGAAGGATGTCATGGTTGCCAAAGGCGCAGTAAATCCCGGCAGTAAAATGGAGGCTATTGCCAAAATACAAGACTTTGAAAGTGATCCGGTACTCGATTCTTACACGACCCATCCGTCTATTTTAGAGTGTGTCGAAACCATTGTTGGCAAAGACGTTCAAACCATTCATACCATGTTGATCAATAAGCCACCACATGTCGACGGTCGCCATCCATTGCATCAAGACCTGTTGTATTTCCCGTTCCGCCCGGCTGACAAGATTGTTGCGAGTTGGACTGCCTTAGAGCCGGTCACGAGGGAGAATGGTTGCTTGGTGGTGCTCCCTGACACACACCGTGGAGAACTGTTGAAACACGGAAATCCAGAATGGGACAACCTTAACGCAGGGTACTTTGGCGCAAAAGGTGTGGATGCGTCAAATCGAGTGCATTTGGAAATGAACCCCGGTGATACCGTATTTTTTCACCCGATATTGATTCACGGCTCTGGCCGTAACCGAACGGAAGGTTTTCGACGCGCTATTTCAGCCCATTACTCCGCCGTCGACGTCGAATGGGCATGGGCCACCGAAGGTGCATTTGGCGAGAGACGTTATCGCATAGTCAGTGGCGATAAAAAAGGTCAATTTTGGTCCGGTGAACGATTTAAAGAAGGTGGGCTTGATCCCCGTACATTACTGAGCTCTAGCGAAGATCTCAAGAGCGTAGAGTCAGTGAAAAAACGACACCAGTAGCACTCAGCGATCTATCTATAAATGACATAACAGCTACCCCAAGCAAATGCTTGGAGTAACTGTTTGGCGGAACCGACGCCTCTAGAACGAGGCAAGATTGAGGTTCCATACTACGCGGTAAATAGGACTAAGCGGTTTAGAGCTTAGTAAACCGATCCAGCTATTCGTACGCCTCTTCGTCGTATAGATCTAGATCATCTCGCGCTTCCCAGCGTGAAGTTGTACGCCGTGCTTGTCGATCACGTTTGCTTTGCTGACGTGGCTTCTTAGCTTTTCGCCGTGGAGCGTCATAGCCATCGTAGTCGTCGTAGTCAAATGCTCGGTTAACCTGACTGCTGTAGTCAGCGGTATAGT
The sequence above is a segment of the Arenicella xantha genome. Coding sequences within it:
- a CDS encoding phospholipase A; translation: MKKLSATLIFAALLVSSDAQSQHDNEAVNACLQQQLASAPDSTTMQEVRSLCSLLDQDDTGATVVSERKKRQMSLFGDEFSILLHRDNYLLPLTHNTKNQAAALEFSEATELDDVEMKFQLSIKTTLLSHTPLFDGQVFAAYTNQSHWQAYNEEVSRPFRETNHQPELFVDFPARFALGNWQLNTFRFGLNHQSNGRAGEISRSWNRLYSEFEFASEQNEMSLRLWKQVSDEDNPDISRFMGNFQLNGWHKLGKHQLHWMARKSLQGGGKGALELGWSRRIGGREDLRLYLQIFDGYGESLIDYDRHVRRVGLGFKIGAN
- a CDS encoding mechanosensitive ion channel family protein codes for the protein MSNSIQTGLMLALLVLTWPNILIAQADMVDPEPVIQVAEDEPNDARIESRIQNIFSKIDGLDAVLVEVEAGVVTLSGDASNERFANDAMDIATRTAGVVTVKDQINRTLGISDNVTPILTDFQASVRSMIRALPLTLVAFGVVIIFVLLGGAIARWNRLWQRIAPNPFLAELLSHAVRILIIALGVVLALNLIGASKFIATILGGAGVLGIAISFAVRDTLENYISSIMLSLRQPFRAHDHVTINEHEGYVVRLTSRATILMTLDGNHLRIPNSIVFKGIILNYSTNPERRFDFQLGVDGEDDPLIAMQVGLDAIKQHDFILDDPSAGAMIDFVGDSSIVIKFMAWVNQSDTNFSKARSVAIKAAKTALEDQGFTLPEPIYRLRFDGRVPPVLAELVSADASATKSQKNVKQGDAKSAQAPISKPLDVGEQVDVSADRQIQEKVSEERAKEAKNDLLDKALPTE
- a CDS encoding phytanoyl-CoA dioxygenase family protein translates to MSAISPTMLQHYHDHGYVVVPKLIAEQHLTTWVDRLAEIVEGRVPPSPGMLVMKDVMVAKGAVNPGSKMEAIAKIQDFESDPVLDSYTTHPSILECVETIVGKDVQTIHTMLINKPPHVDGRHPLHQDLLYFPFRPADKIVASWTALEPVTRENGCLVVLPDTHRGELLKHGNPEWDNLNAGYFGAKGVDASNRVHLEMNPGDTVFFHPILIHGSGRNRTEGFRRAISAHYSAVDVEWAWATEGAFGERRYRIVSGDKKGQFWSGERFKEGGLDPRTLLSSSEDLKSVESVKKRHQ
- a CDS encoding DUF1304 domain-containing protein; this translates as MRILATALTLLVALLHVGFMILEMVFWDHPIGHRIFAMSPEQASGSAQLALNQGLYNGFLAAGLLWAIICKKVDVQLFFLICVIVAGVVGAISVKPTIFIIQSVPAILAMLTLIISRR